The proteins below are encoded in one region of Elgaria multicarinata webbii isolate HBS135686 ecotype San Diego chromosome 20, rElgMul1.1.pri, whole genome shotgun sequence:
- the NBL1 gene encoding neuroblastoma suppressor of tumorigenicity 1 produces MNPSSRFLSEEATMLRYLVGALFPALILAAPPPINKLALFPDKSAWCEAKNITQIVGHSGCESKSIQNRACLGQCFSYSVPNTFPQSTESLVHCDSCMPAQSLWEVVTLDCPGNEEIPRVDKLVEKILVCSCQACGKEQSQEGALFNVYLNPNEHLPAEGPNPHPYGQELSNHHHRQHEEEN; encoded by the exons atgaaccccaGTTCTAGGTTTTTGTCGGAAGAGGCCACGATGCTGAGGTACCTGGTGGGTGCCCTCTTTCCAGCCCTGATCCTGGCTGCACCGCCTCCCATTAACAAGCTAGCCCTGTTCCCGGATAAGAGTGCCTGGTGCGAGGCGAAAAACATTACCCAGATTGTCGGCCACAGTGGGTGTGAGTCGaaatccatccagaacag GGCGTGCCTGGGGCAGTGTTTCAGCTACAGCGTCCCCAACACCTTTCCGCAATCCACGGAGTCTTTGGTGCACTGCGATTCCTGCATGCCAGCCCAGTCCCTGTGGGAAGTT GTGACGCTGGACTGCCCCGGCAACGAGGAGATCCCTCGCGTGGACAAGCTGGTGGAGAAGATCCTGGTGTGCAGTTGCCAGGCCTGCGGGAAGGAGCAGAGCCAGGAGGGGGCGCTCTTCAACGTCTACCTGAACCCCAACGAGCACCTGCCGGCCGAGGGGCCCAATCCTCACCCCTACGGCCAGGAGctttccaaccaccaccaccgccaacaTGAAGAGGAGAACTGA